The nucleotide window attatttttttattaattaatttaggaACAAAAATAATAAAGATTTCTATGCAGATTACATTATTTTTAATAGGTTTAAAGTATTTTTGAAATATTAATAAAGACACTAAGGAATTGAGCCCATCTGATAGCATAGCGACTATTGATAAAATCCCAACCTCTAACACAATCCAGTGAGTGAAAAAACTAATTTAACCGAAACGTTTCTATCTTTTTTCTAATCTAAAATTTAGTACTTGGCACTTGGAAATCTCCTTTAAACCTATTTACCACTTGAAGCTTGGGATGTCATGAATCACAAATTCCTATTTGTGATCAGGTTTAATTCATTGCTGTGAGAATGGTATGATTTGAAATCAGTAATATGATTTGTATTCTAAAAGTGCAACCATGATTTGCTTGCTTTTTGTTGCAAGTACAGCTAATTACCAGTGACAGGTCCTGTAACACACATTAACACAAACAAGAGCCATAAAATAACAATGGCACCCTCAGTTGAAAACCATGATTTGGGAAAGGAAACTTAAGCCAATAAACGGCCAAAACTAAAATAAGGAACCTCTGGAAAATTGTCAAACAAAAACAACATAAGCAGCCAAAATGCCAAAAGAATAAAGAGTTTATAGTAAGAGATTCATACCAACACCAAGATTCCAATCTCATCCAGCTTTCAGGTAAAGATAATTTGTATCTCTAGAGACAACTTGGTAGGACATGAACTGGAAGGTAAAAGATATTTCAAGCTGCAAAAACTAGGACTTTAGTGACAAAGTAGAACAGACATATTGTTCCTCAATATCAAGAAATATGGATGCACTTGGTCTTCATCAACATCAAGTTTCTCATCATGCATTTTTAGTGAATTTGTCATGAGAATACCATATACATCTGGTTTCACACCCCAATTACTCCCTGTTTGAGCTAAGATCAATAAGAAATACCAAGAGAAAACAGCTTCTTTGTAAAAAAAGGCACATCGGAAGTAATTATCACAAGGTGGATCTCAGCTAAAACCACCTCCACTGACATGAAAACCTGACCACAGTTGAGCAGTTTGTACACTTTTATGCAGAAAATATACATGCAACATCAAATACTCGGTTTCTCCTTTTGTAGTGTGTCACAGCAACAGAAAATGTTCTGTAAATGTGACCTTAGTTTGGCTAATTTACCTAACTATTCTTATCCAAGTGAAGATGACATGGAATCCCCAGCACCTGTCAACGATGCTGATCAAATTCAATATAATACCAAGGGCATTACACTATTACTCAAAAACACAACTCGATGCAGCCAAGCTTCTGACAGATAGTAGGGTCGAGTCAAGCTTAGGCATAGATTACTAATTTGAGTTTTGATAGGTTGTTCCAGTTCATTCGCTTGTGTGTACACAGTACTTCAATGATATTATTGAGAACAAAAGAGAGTCAAGGTCCGTTATTTAGAATGCCTTGGATATAAGAGttataataaaagaaatatagtgCACTTGAGTTGGTTGTTTTAACATAGAAGATAAGAATCCTAGTAAGTTCCAAATAAACAAAGTGATTGCCAAGATTTCAGATCTCGACCGTACCAATATTTACCGGTCCAACCAAGTACTGGTGTCGAAATATAGTTGGATACCAGTACATAGTAGTTATTTATTATATGATTTGAATCAATGATTCCATATGTTACATATTAACATTATACTGTGACATGTTGTGATACCATATCGAGTAGGTAGGTTGGCAACCGGTATCAAATTGAAATTTAAATCCTCAGGTTGGCTTAAAGTGACAAGTTTAATCTTAATACTATTACTTTTCTAGTCAATCTGTATACTGCTTCCAAGTTTTCAGACAATAAATACGAACATGCAGTTTCTCCCTTGTATACCTCACCACTTGACTGCAACTTCCTTTTAGCattaacttcatctaaattctgCAAGGACCACTTTCTTCTCTTAAGATCCACTATTGTATTCTTCAGattcattatcatttttttccTTTCCTCTAACATATCTTTTATCTAGAATATCTTATGCAGAAATATATATCATTCTTGCAGTACAACTTCTATGCCTATTGCCCCTATTATGATACACATAACAGACTCGGTGCAGGACGAGTACCAGGGCACCAACAAATGGATGTCAATCTAACATATACACCAGAAAGCCAATATTTTGGTGCATTTTGAATGTCCTATCAAACTATTTCAGACTGGAAGTAATGACACATCAAACTGTTTGATCACTTGTCACAAGAACAATAACTTACCTTCATATTCATTGACTATCAATACATCAAACACAAGTTTACAGTCACAAACATTCTGAACTTTACTCAGTCTACTACAACTTCATGATCATGATAAAAAACTAACCACAATATGCAGCAAGTAACCTGTTGTCAAGTTTCAGAAGCTGAAGTATACAATAATCAGGGACACAATGGTATATTAGCAAAAACTGCAACAGTACTAAAGTAGTTCAGCATCCAATGGATATTCATGAATACAGAGTCATAAGAAATCAAATATCTCTATCAGCTCTAGCAATTGATCATCAGCTTACACAAGAAACTGTAATAATAGTAGACCCTCTAATAATAGTAGTCTTGTGCCTGTAGGGCATCTGACACTTTTTTTGGCATTTGGAAGACAGAATTAACATGACTTCCATTTGGCGTTTCTTCACATCAAAATTAAGGCCAATGCCCGTAGAGAATTAATGaagttcttttcttctttttgttgcacTATGTAAATGCTGAATTGATTTGGCTAGTAACAATGACTACTCTGAGCTTGCATTAGTAATAAACATATACTGCTAGATGATCAAGTTGACAGATTGCTTAAACCCTAGAAGAGATAAACAGGACTAAAAAGGTCTCCATTACCTCATATTCTTTAACCTTGGAAACCTTGGATAGTTCCTAGAGCCAAAGATCTCATTCATTGATATATCCTTCTTTGCGCCCCTCAAACCCTGGGCGCATTAGCTTTTTCTCCCTCTTCTCGATCCGCCTCATCTTTTTCTGCTTGATTCTCTCTTTTATATTCTCTGCCCTCGTCTTCTGCTTCTCTGCTCTAATATTTTCAGTGTTCTTGATCCTCTCTTCCCACTTCTCAGCATGTTTCTGctgcctcttcttctccttcttcatgctCTCCTTCAACAGTTTTGGGTCATCGTGTACCTTCATGCCTGCAGCTCTGCTTACAGCAGCCTTCCAAGAATGCTTCTTGGAGACCATCAGCCccttctctggatccttctttgaGTCCTGCAGCTTCTTCGCCCTCTCCAACTCCTGCAGCTTAGAAAGCTTCCTCCTTTTGCTCCTATGCTCATCCTCACCACCAATCTTGACCTGCCCAAAGGAGATATCGGGAGCGACAGCATCTCCTCTGTGTCTCTCTGCCTtctcactcttcttcttcttccccttctccctggTCTCATTCTCGTCTCTCTTTCGTTTTCCCTGGGAAGTGGAAGCATCCTcttccttgttcttcttcttatttcggttcttcttcttctccctcttatcAGGCCTGTTCTTGATTAAAAGAGGCCGAGTGTTCCTGCCGGACCTGAGCTCCTCGATCCGGCGGTGAAGCCGCTGCCGGAGCTCCTCGTACGTGACGGATCGGTTGTCGGAGATCACGGGAACGGGATTCTCGACCTCGGTCATGCTCTCGCTTCCGATCTCATCCTcatcctcgtcctcgtcctcctcgcCCTCGTCATCCTCCTCGTCGTCGCTAGTATCAGCAGCCGATTTCTCGGCCTCGATGCTCCTCTTGAGGAGATCGAGGGTAGTGGAGGACTGGGCAGGGTCGAGTCGTACGCGGCGGGCCTCCTTGAGGTTGTCGCGGGACTCGGCCTTAACGGCGGCCTTAGCAGCCTTGGATAGGCCCTGGAACCAGGGCTTGTCGTCATCCACGGGGAGGTAGAAACGGGCAGGGATGAGCTCCACAAGGCGGTCGAAGAAGAGAGAATGACCGTGAATTAGGGTTTTCAGATCGACGCCGCCGTCAATGGAGGATCCGACGGCGACCACTGACGCCGACGACATCTCTTGGCGGCCGACCTTTCTCTTCATCGTCAAGCTCCGTAGACGCCAccgaaggggagagagagagagagagagagaggaaggaaggCGGCGGCGGTGGGAGGAGAGAAGGGAACTCAAGTATGTTAGGGGTGGGGTTTCGTAACGAGGGCAAACACGGAAAAGATCGGGTCTGATCGGATCCTTCAATACCGGGTTGGAATCGGATTGAACAATCCGATTCGACATCAATTTGGTTTGTGCGTGACTCGAGTCCGACCACGGACTCCAACGAACCGGATCTGACTCTATCCACAATCCGATTCTATTTCCAACTCTATTAAGCCTAAAGTCCCACCCGTTAGGTTGATTGCTCGTTACTACTGCAGACAATTGCGGATGCTCATAAAAGAGATCTACGGGTTCACACACGGTTCTACGTGTCGGATCCGGTACGGGATCCGATAACAAAGGCATCACGGAGTCTGCTCCGCTGTCACCGTACCACAACGTGCAGAAGACGCGCCGATACGGCTCTCAAATCGACGTCCGTTTGCTGTTTATACTGGCGAAGGCGATAACGGTGACTGACGGTGACGGCCTCGTGATAGTGACTTCCAGCTGTTTTGTGATTGATTAATTTGAATCTGTCCGAATCAAGACttttaactttttatttattCTAATTACATTTTGTTTTTTCGTATTAAGATTTAATTATCGGTTCAATCAATGAGTCCGGATTTGCTGATATCAATGTTCGATTCTGTTTGGAGATTCCGTTTGAGTTGACGGTGTCGATCGGACCATATATGGAGTGAACAACTAAGAAAAGATATCCGCTCTCGCTCTCTCGTTCGACGGCCGACGCGAGGAGAAGAGCCGGGGAGGCGACCTCTTGGGTCCGTCACTGCGTTcggtacttcttcttttctttcaattTCGGGCACTTTTTACTGATCTGTTCTTGTCTTAGTGGTTCTTGGTTTCCGATCTGGTTTTGGATGAGACACCAATGGCCACATTGTTTGGGAGATGAGATGCTCTGTCGCTTTTTAGATTTGTTTTCCTTCGGGGTGTCTTGAATCTTCAGGCCTGCTTCGTCTAAAAATCACTTCTTTTTGTACTATATGTTGCATActttcctttatttttttgggGGAAAAATGCTCATTGTGCTTGTTTATTTCTTGAGTATGTTTGGTTTGTGAAAGTGATTACCTTAATATGCCGAGTATCTTGTCTTGTTTTCTTTGTACCAATCATTTTGTGTCACAAAGAGAACTGAGGATTTAGTTTCTCTTACATTGTCCATATCAAGATTTAGTTAATATAGAATGCTGTCTATATGTATTATTATCAGAGACATAATATATTTGGACATGCTGAATCTAGATCGATAACAGCAGTGGTATGTATGTGCGAGCGTGTGCTGTGTGCATATGTATGTGTGTCTCTGTACTAAAATTTAGTTGATTTAGTTTGTATATAGAGACATGATAGATTTGGACAATCTGACCCTAGATCAGTAACAAGGAATTTTGTTTACTGAAGAAACATGTAAGAACTTCCCAGTTAAATGTTAGATGTAGTAAATTTATAATCTAGCTTTGAGTCAAATTATAAGTTACAAGTGTAGATATTAGCTTTAGAACTTAATATTGTTTGATGTAAGATGGTGTTTTTTCTCGCCTCTTTTTCCAGATCATCT belongs to Musa acuminata AAA Group cultivar baxijiao chromosome BXJ1-11, Cavendish_Baxijiao_AAA, whole genome shotgun sequence and includes:
- the LOC135597416 gene encoding ribosomal RNA-processing protein 14-C-like, translated to MKRKVGRQEMSSASVVAVGSSIDGGVDLKTLIHGHSLFFDRLVELIPARFYLPVDDDKPWFQGLSKAAKAAVKAESRDNLKEARRVRLDPAQSSTTLDLLKRSIEAEKSAADTSDDEEDDEGEEDEDEDEDEIGSESMTEVENPVPVISDNRSVTYEELRQRLHRRIEELRSGRNTRPLLIKNRPDKREKKKNRNKKKNKEEDASTSQGKRKRDENETREKGKKKKSEKAERHRGDAVAPDISFGQVKIGGEDEHRSKRRKLSKLQELERAKKLQDSKKDPEKGLMVSKKHSWKAAVSRAAGMKVHDDPKLLKESMKKEKKRQQKHAEKWEERIKNTENIRAEKQKTRAENIKERIKQKKMRRIEKREKKLMRPGFEGRKEGYINE